The DNA window TGTGTAAGGCCGAGTTGGCCTGGTAGTGTTGAGATTTTCTGCTGTATTGTCGTCTGTAGTTGTGTGTGTTGTGATTGTGTGAGTTCTTGTATTCCTGCGCATATCTGTGGTTCGGTTTCTTTGTCAGTTTGTGTGTCGTCTGTTGTTTGTGCGTTTGtgggtatgattttttgatttgtgaTTTGTGTGTTCTGTGGGTTGTCTTTTGGGGGAGTGTTTTCCGGTGGTGTCCTTCGCTGGGTAGTGTTGGTGTTagtggtttttgttttatggttgttttttctgtgttttcgtgtctttctgttgttttcgggttcgtttgttgtttcgttgcttctaatttttctgctgcttttgcttgttttgtgtgtgtttgtgttgatTGGTGTCGTATTTTTCGTGTTTgatgtatttgtatgtattcttTGAGTGGTGTTGGTAGTTCTTGTGGTCTGGCTTGCATGTGGTAGTGTGTCTGTGGGTCGTCTATAAGTGACCATGtgttttttccataatttatttgtattccaAATCTCATTAAGCCGCTGTTCCCAATGATACATTGCGAGCCTAAGTTTGGTATTAatccgaaattaattttttttgttatgttgCCGAGGCGTATTGGGAGTGTTACTGCTCCTTCTATCGTCACCTGTGTTCCGTTTCCCATTGTAGCTGTTCTGTCGGGCGTGACATTGGTGTGTCTGTGTTGTGTAGTATTTGTATTACTTCTGCGCCTAGGTATGAGTGTGTCGCGCCTGTGTCTATTAATGCGTTAAATTCGTGACCGTGTATTTCGATTCTGATGTGAAATCTACTTTCCGTTCTGTTGTTATCTGTTGTAGGTGCTACTGTCTCGAgtgtgtttgtgttgtttGTGGGGCTGCCATCCACCCTTGCTGGGTCAACCCTTACTCGTTTCCCTGGTTCTGTACCTGTGTGCATTGCCATCTGAGGTGTCCGGGTTGGTTGCAGTTAAAGCATCTGCGTGGTGTTGTGCCTGTGTTTGAGTTCGTTTGTGTTTGTTGCTGAGTGTAGTGTGGTGAGTTATAGGTGATTGCGGGGTATCGAGTTTGTTGCGTGTTTTGGTTTGTTTGGTTTCGTCGTATGTTGTCTGTGAGTGCCGGTGGTATATTTGGTGTTGGGAGTAATGCTGGGCGGGGTTGTGTTTGTGCGTACTTGTATGGGATGTATTGTGTGTGGTGTGTTTGGTGTGTGTAGGTTTCTCGTGGGTGTGTgtagttatttaatattgtttgtcttgTGTTTTCCCATTCGATGTTTGCTTCCCATTATTTCGCGGCTATTTCCAGTTGGTCGAAGTTCGCGAAGTCGTATGGTTTTATGTATGCtttgtattctattttcatgtttctgtATGCAAAGTCTAATTGTGTTCGTGGGTGGTATGGCGGTTTTAGTTGTGATAGTAGTGTTCTAAATTGTATTAGgaattgtgtaattttttgtgttgGTCCTTGTAcgtagtttttgattttttgttccagtctGTCCCTGTGTTGTATGGCTTGAAATGCGTGTGTAATGTCTCTTTCGAATTCTTCCAGTGTTCGCCATTTGCCTCTATTTAATCTGTACCAGTTTTTTGCGTCACCTTCGAGTACCGGGCTGAAGCTGTTGATTAATTGTGTATCGTGTATTTCATATCCCGTTTGGTAGTCGcggagattttgtaaaaattcgtctatGTCTTCGTTTGTGTTTCCTGAGTATTTTATGTTCCGTGtttgtattgttttcattgcCATTGCTGGCTGATTCCAGTATGTGCTGTTCGGGCTTGGTGTGTGGTTTAGGTGTGTCGTGTTTTGGTTGTTTGTGGGGTGTATTGACTGTGTGCTGTATATGTGTGGGTCTTCGTATTCGTTTCTGTCGCTTGGTAGCGCTCCGAGGTCTATCAGGTTTTGTATAAGTCGTGTGTTACGTGTGTTGGTGGCTAAAAATGTGTCTGTTCCCGTGAAGTGTCGGTTCGTTTGACTGGTTGTTACCGTGTTAGTTTGCGTGTGTGTAGGTGTTGGGATTGTATTGTATGTTTGTGTGGGATTTGTTGGTTCTGGGCTTTCTTGATGTTGGATTTGTGTACTATGTAAGTTGTGGGTATTCTCTATGATAGCTGcatcaattatatttattgcgtTTGGTGAGTTTATCGTGTGTCGTCTATTTATTTCCTGTGGTTGGGTCGGCGTTTGTTGATCTCGTGTCGCGCGCGGCTCGCTCTGTGTCGAGTTGTTTCGGTTGCGTTCGGGTGTGTGTATGTCCATGTCTTCGCGCGCTAGGCCTTGCGGTTCTCTGTGTCCTTGGTCTGCCATTGTGGGTATCGTGTTTGGTAGTGTGTGTGTTCAACTGtctttattcgaattttcgtgaCTGTGTAGCTTTGTTTCGTGAGTCTGTGTGTACTTTGTTAGCGTTTATTCCTGTGTTTTGTCTCTTAATTGTTCGTATTTGGGGTAAAAATGTGGGTAATTTACGTTGGGCGCTaatttgtgacgggttttgagtccgcactaaTACTGTGGAAGGGGggaacaattagagacggggcgagAAAGTCGGGGCCGATAGAATAGGTAAAACTTGGTGTGTATATTTGTGAAGGGGGTGTACATGTGTTGCGATCGGGGGGGTGAGTCGACTCAAACTACGAAAggtacaaaagggttgtagactTTAACgggggctgatcacgcctcagcccttagcgtcaCTTAATCCTAACTTATAGATACGCGcgcggaggggggggggggggagtgtGTCgggtgacggggagtgtgaggtaggaagggtcggtattgcagggggggggggtggtatagtgtgacggggagtgtgaggtagaaagggttggtattgcgaggggaggagcagatcggctgtagaatgcaggctaacctggtgtcgtcggcgTGTGTGGGTAATGGTGTATGTGTAACGGTGTGAGTGTCGGTGTCTCTCTcgttttctccctctctctcgctcgcCCTCCTTGCTTCTCGTGGATTTCTCTCCTTTTTACTTGTTGCTGCTTCGCAGGCCGTGGTCGTACTGCTCGCTGGCGCTCGGCTCAGCCGAGCGTCGGTGGGCTTCGGTTACCTTCGGGTGTTTCCCGATGGGAcgggactcacccgttcggctcttccccgcgggtttggggtttgttgtgacttgcactctaggtgcaacgtcacaatgTTTATTGCGAGTATTTGTGAGGCGCCAGAGTTCGTAGATAAGGCGTCTGCGTTGAGGTTGGTTTTACCGGCTTTATAGACGACTGTATATTCATATTCAACAAGCTTGATTTTCCACCTCAATAATCGTGAAGTTGGGACTTTCACAGAGTGTAGCCAGAGCAGTGGTTTATGTTCGGTGATCAATGTAAATTTCCTCCCGTACAAATAAGGTCGAAAATATTGGACGCTGTATACTATTGCGAGCAGCTCCTTTTCGatcgttgaataattcaattctgCTCCATTGAGAACTCTGGAGACGTATGAGATTGGTAAATCTTTTTCGATATCTCCTTGACTTAGTATTCCTCCGATGGCGAAGTAGAAAGCGTCGGTGTTTAGTACAAATGTTCGCGTAAAATCTGGATATTGTAATATGGGTTGTTCGCACAGTAatcctttcaattttttaaaagctTGTTATTGTTCTGTTGACCATCAGAAGATCAAGTCTTTCTTCAATAGGTTTGACATAGGTTTggcgatttttgaaaagtccTTGATGAAACGGCGGTAATAGCCTGCTAGCCCTGAGaattgtttaatatttttctggGTTTTTCTCTAGTTCTACGGCTTCTAGTTTCTTCGGGTCTGGTCGCACACCGTCTTTGCCTATAATATGCCCGAGATAGCCTACCTCTTTCTTTAGGAATTCACATTTATCAGGTTGAAGTTTTAAATTTGCACGTCTCAATCTCTCGGCTAATTTTCTAAATGTTTCGTCATGTTCTTCTAGCGATTTTGCATATAATACAATATCATCGAGATATACGAGTATTTCTATTCCTTGGAGTCCCGTTAACACTTGATTCATTAAACGCTGGAAGGTTACGGGTGCGTTTTTCAAACCGAATGGCATTCTATTGAATTCGTAGTGTCCGTAAGGCGTTGTGAAGGCGGTTTTACCTTTGTGCCTTTCGTCCATCTGAATTTGGTGAAACCCGGAGGCTAGATCGAAGACTAAGAAATATTTATCCAAGATATCCGTGATATTAGGTAGCGGGTATGCGTCTCCTAGCGTTTTTTCGTTTAATGATCTATAGTCAATCACCATGCGCCAGCGCTTATTCCCTTTGGAGTCCGGTTTCTCAGGCACTATCCACAACGGAGAGTTGTATGAAGACCCTGAAGGTTGAATAATATCTGAATCTAATAGTTCTCCTActtgtttttgaatttcttcctTATGGATTGGTGAGTAGCGAtattatttcgtatttattGGCTGTTCGTCGGTTGTAGTCATTTTATGTTTAATTACGTTAGTGCATCCTGAATTATCGCCTGGCAGATAAAATATATCTGCGTTTGTTCGGATTAGGTTATAgacgttctttttttcctcggTATTTAAGTGTTCTAATCCCAGTAAGGATTCCAAAAGCTCGACCCTGGCTTTAACTAGGTTATCGTTGGAATTTTGAATCATAAATAATCGTTTTAATTATGGCATATTCATCTCATTAGGTTGATTCGTGTTTTACGTAGGGATATTCCTTGGGATCGCGCACGTTGTTTTCCTTTTATATTCGTCTTCGGGCTGTTTTCGTTTAGATTTGCGGATTCGCGTAGACTTCTTTATTTCTTGTCTTCTTTTATATTGATTTGTCTCTCGGTTCTTATTACATCGATCCATTTCCTCTTTAGATACTGGGGTGTGTTTATTCATTATAGCCTTGCTCGTGTTATCAATAGTACACGGTTCGATTAATTTGATTCCATTGAGACGGCGTACTTTCACAAAGACAATTTGacgaatattaaataaaaatacacaccACCTGCCGCGGCCGTGGTCCGTCGGCTGACAGGGCTCTAGGCtaattagttaattaattccaTAAATtcgttgggcgccaattgGTTTGAGGAACCAGTACCTAAATTTccttttataattttcgattaatgaataaataaatgaatgaggaattcggctaCCTCGATTATTGAAATAGAAGAGATAATACAAGGAGGATACGTAGAGGACCAGAAGCAATTGCAAGACAATAGAAAAGCGTATAGGCGaagttgtataaatttatttacttactACTTGTCGATATACTGGATCAAGTTACCCTTCTTAAATGGCAATCTTAGTTTAGTCGACAACAGACGGTCGAAGTTCTATTACACAGAATAGTTAGATTTGACAAATCGTAGTTTACACGACCGAGACTCCTCGAGGACTGCTCACAACTGAAGTGTGTTTATTATTCGCAGCTAATCTGCGCCGATCTAGCGTCTTCGCTTTGCTGCCGGTCTGCTACAACGTGTGCAGGCAGAGGTGCTTATTTCGCGGTCAAACACAGTGTCAGTCTTTCCTCGTGGAGCCTGATACCTGGTCTAATCTATAGGTTGACAATACAGATGACGATTAAGTTTATACTAATTTTCTACCTACAGGGTTAGTGTCGATTATCAGGGTTCGGGAGTTGATTGAGTTCTCGAGGAGTCAATTCGAGTTTTGACGTCGAGGaagagttttattttcttgtcaCATCCCCCCCCCTCTCAGACCTTGACGTCATAAGCGAGatataatcatttttccgTGAAATTTATAGTCTTCTCCCAACGCTGCTCCAACAAgaaatgtctgaaatttagtagaGTATCTTTCGATGGTCTTGCAATTCAGTGGGAAAGGGATTTTAGGATTGGACGACATGTTACGATTACGGTATGGTTAGTAAACTTATTCAAGCAGCCTATGATATATCGGCTTACAATGAACTAATTTTATTGAGTAACTGAATAATCGACGAGAGTACGTCCTCTGTAGCGAACGTAAGACAAAAAGTTACAACATAATTGTCAAATGATGATAGATCAGGTAACAGTCAGAAATAACAAGAGTAAGTAAGAATAATGgtaacaattataaaaatatcgacatAAGAAAGAAATGACAGTACAggcttatttattttttgtatttagtTGGGACAAGGACACGGagttgttcttcttcttccgttAACTCTGGTCTTTCGATCATGATGTCGTCGAGAGTCTTCTTGCTGGTCGTCGACGTCATCTTCTTAACAGCCTTTTCTCCTCGGACGACTGGGTGGCTGTCTTATTGGCTGCATTGGCCAGGGTCGGAGCGTCAAACAGGACGTTTTCCCTTTTCCAGAAAGTGCGGATACGGTTTGGTGTGTCCTCTTGAAAGTCGAACATGGCCTTTACTTTTCGTTTCAGAGTTTCGTCCCCTTCGTTGACTAGGTATTGATGATTTTTGGGAATCATCCAGGTCAGCCAGGTGGCATAGTTCAGGCGTAGCCAGTCAACAAGTTCTCCATAGCAGATGTTACAATCTGGATATTCCGGGCAGTATAGGGTGATATTCCGTCGGAATGCGGTTTCGTTTTGTGTTCGGCATGTATTTCAGCCACCGAAACTACTAGTATAGCAAGGAGAgttctgagtacaaacaccttctttaccgaccgagccgctccaCGCATCTTAGACGCAAACCCTTTAAAGCTACCTCCACTCTCGTCAGATAAAACGTGCTCTGCTGAGCTGACTTCAGGTCAaaacgtgcaaccttaccgacagttgtgTCGGTCGACGGTGAAAATCGCACTGCCTTACCGACAATTCTTATCGGTagaaggtcaaaatcgtgctgttttaccgaccaAAGGTCAGAGTCTCTATGTGGTGgtcgcctgccaacggtagagggcgcagcaggggcgtgaacttttttaccgaccTGGATGTCGGTTAcccgtcccgcattcttttcccacgataggactaTTGATGTGTAGCATCAACCACTTcgaattcttttcccacggtaggactgctgatgtgtaacatcaaccaccccacattcctttcccacgttatcaaccatgcgacattccaaaattaatggttctgagacttgtttttcacttactcggatgccggtttgatatcaaccacctGACGTTCTTTTTGGCTTGCAACTGTCATGTGAACTcaacgataaattttgaacaggttcagtcaagaccagagtgcaaggtcgaccgatagccgcggtacattcagagccatggATCTACGGTGTTAGGTTACTATCACTCTAAGAATgctaaaaggtgcgcgcgcatacacaaacatacgtatttgatatcaaccacgtgacattcttCACCCCCCACCAAATCtcaaattatgtggtgggggaacgttatataagtcaaaaatgaaaacttcaccgccagtctgaagctgttcatcttgcaaatgagaagtgctctggaacaacaacgtgaattgaagaaacgactgGAACTGCTCATGAAGAATATTGGACAAGTAAAACTtctgctgaaaatcagatctgaCCTCAATCAACTCACAAGAGATTTTGAGCACATACAACTCGACAGTAATGATCatggacttttcaaaattgatggAAGTCGGTCGCCTGGAGACACTTATGCccttgaaaaagctttcggacctcgaagtatacttcgacTACCGAGTCAGTGGCGTTCATCGggttgaaacgaaatttggtgATGAAATTGTTCTGGACTTGGAGGACTTATTGATATGAGGTATACTATGGTATGTGCAGGGTGTTTGGAGAGATGGcaaaaagatatggatcatcgacgtgggatccgcgaattaaTGATGAGAACGAgtgtgaatgaaacgaaagtgatgttgagatggagagagatgaTGATTAATAGTAACCGAGAATTTTATTGATTCTGATGCGGCGATACAgaccgtatcgcaagagaacgttacCGAGAGTGAGGattttacagagcgagagaacacatagattatacacatacatgatttcgagatagtagacaatacatgagatacagctgatgggttttgagtcgcgacacgggcaagcggcgagatttgacgcagagacggcaagtaaacattgcacgcgagtgtgtgcgaggacgattttgagtgtcgcgagacacacatttaactattcGATATCTTGCCGAAACATACCGCCCGCTTCGCTATCGGTAACGATCGCGAAATTAGATTATGCCGCCCGCCGTGCGTTATTTATTCTTAGAGTCAATAATTGTCTTAAGAGGACACTGGAAGCACACACAATTTTACGATTGGACGTTTTAACACAGAGGATTTCGTTTTAACGGTCACAACGCGAACGAGACCGTCGGTTCCCGGATGCACTTCGATCACTTTCGCGAGGGGCCACACAGATGGAGgtagattttcgttttttacgagAACGATGGATCCGATTTTGATGTTACCGTGATGAGTCTGCCATTTCGAGAGGTTTTGGAAGGACTGAAGATACTCCGTACTCCACCGTTTCCAAAAATGCTCCAGCATTTAACGCGAGTGTTGCCAATGCGATAGCCGTTGAACTGGCACCTCGATGAGTGACGGCTCAGGAATTGTGTTCAATGCTGAGCCGACGAGAAAGTGTCCTGGAGTCAAGGCACTTGGATCCCGTGGATCGTCCGAGATAGCGCAAAGAGGTCGAGAATTAAGCGTGGCTTCTACTTGCGTGAGGAACGTCGCGAATTGCTCGAACGTTTGAGTAGCTTCTCCGATGACTCGTTTGAGGTGAAATTTGACTGATTTCACTCCTGCTTCCCATTTTCCACCGAAATGAGGCGCGGAGGGAGGATTGAACCGCCACTGGGTTCCGTGTGATGCGAGGGTGTTTGCGATTTCTGCGAACTCCTTGGACGATGCAGCGAGAAGACGGCGAAGTTCTGAGTCTGCGCCGACGAGATTCGTTCCACAATCGCTTGCGATTGAGGCACAAATTCCTCGTCGAGATGTGAAGCGTTTGTACGCCGCGATGAATGCCTCCGTCGTGTAGTCCGAAACTAGCTCGAGATGCACAGCCGAGGTCGTGAAGCAGATGAAGATAACGATATATCCCTTGCATGATTTCGCTCCTCTTCCGCGGGAGACTCGAATCGAGAATGGACCAGCGTAGTCAACGCCAGAGTGAAGAAACGGCCTTGATTGCGTGACTCGAGACTGAGGGAGTTGGCCCATCTGTTGGCTGCTGAGGGTGGCGCGATGACGCGCACAAGGAACGCAACGATGTATGAACATGCGGATCGGTACTCTTCCTCCCAGGATCCAGTACCGCTGTCGGATTGTAGCGAGAGTGAGTTGCGGACCTCCGTGGAGCGTCAaccgatgatgatgatcgaTGATCAATGTGGAGAACGATGACTCGCGAGGCAAGATGAACGGGTGCTTTTCGTCATACGAAAGCAATGAGTGATTCAGTCGACCACCGACTCTGAGGAATCCGTTCGAATCGATGAACGGCGTGAGTCGCGATAGTGGATGACTTCGAGTGAGACTTGAGCTTGTCTCGATTTGGCGAATTTCTTCTGCAAAGTACGCCTGCTGGGTCACCTTGGTCCAAAACAGTTGAGCGTCGCTCAATTCGAGAGTAGAGATTGGTCCGACAGTGATAGACGTGTTTACGCGATTCGATGTCGTCTTCGCGAGGAACCGATTTGCTGCGCGTTTACAGAATGATGTGACTTTGAGGAGAGTCGATAGTTTTGAGTAGCGATCGACGAGATCCCAGATTTGTAGCGGCTTAGCTGTTGCGGTGTGCGTCGACAGcccttttctttcctcgagATGAATGTTTTCTTCCGGTCGCGGAGCTAAGGATGGCCAATTGACAGAAGGCTTCGAGAGCCAGGATGGTCCGAAGGTCCAAAGTTCTGATTTTTGAAGTTGCTCCGGAGATGTACCACGAGACGCAAGATCAGCGGGGTTTTCAAAACCCGAGATGTGATACCAACGAGCGCGCGCGAACTCTTGGATTTCCGTTACGCGATTACGAACGAATTCCTTCCACCGCGATGGGTGGCTTTTGATCCACGCGAGCGCGACTGTGGAATCCGTCCACAGATAAACCGGGATGTTTTCGAAATTAAGAGTCTTTTCCACATGACACATCAACCGGACGAGAAGATTCGCGGCGCAGAGTTCGAGACGAGGAATTCTCACTTTCTTTAGCGGCGCTACTTTAGTTTTCGCGCACACTAGTGAAACGCGCACTTCGTGAGTGTTGATATACGTTCGCGCGTAGATCACTGCGCCTAATGCACTTTGAGAGGCGTCCGCGAAACCGTGGATCTCTATCCCGAGAGATGCTGAACTTGACCCGATCCATCGTGGGATGGTGATAGCTGAGATGCCTTGAAGATCTTGTAGAAACTCGATCCATCGCGAGGATAATGAAGTTGAGAGCGGCTCGTCCCAGTCGAAACCGAGTGCCCACAATTCCTGCATAAAGATTTTGGCTCTGATCGTGATCGGCGAGAGCCATCCGAGAGGATCAAAGAGCTGCGCGGTTTGTGAGAGAACTTTTCGTTTCGTGAAATTGTCCCGAGTTTGATGAATTTGCGGAGAGAACGCAAACGCGTCGATGTCTGGTCTCCACGCAAGACCGAGAGCCCGAAAGAATGGACTTTGATCGAGATTCAGATGCATCGCGATCTCTTGATGGTTTCGAGAAATGTCAACGAGAGTTTCTGGGTGGCTTGAAGTCCACTTTCGAAGTTCAAAGCCGCCCGCCTTGAGCAATTGATTGagttcgtttattttctcgCGACCTTGATCAACGTCCTCTGCTCCTGAGAGAATGTCGTCGACGTACGTGTTCTCGAGAATGACGTGGCTCGCAAAGGGATACTGCTTACCTTCGTCCTGAACGAGTTGATGAAGAACACGGATCGCGAGATATGGAGCGCTTGCAAGACCATACGTTACCGTAGTCAGTTGATATTCTTCAATCGGTAGCTCTGGTTCTTCCCTCCAGAGGATTCGCTGAAAATCTTGGTCATCATTGTGGACCAAAATTTGTCGGTACATCTTGACGATGTCTGATGAGAACGCGACTGGATATTGTCGCCAGCGTAAGAGAACGTCCGCGAGGTCGGTTTGCACTTTTGGACCGACGAGAAGATTGTCATTGAGAGAGAGTCCGAGGTTGGTTCTTTGAGACCCGTTGAACACGACACGCAACTTTGTTGTTGAACTGCTGTCGCGAACTACACCGTGATGGGGAAGATAAAACACGCGGGAATTGTCTTCAGGTGTATTGATAGCGCGACGCATGTGCCCGAGTTCACGATATTCACGAAGGAAGCTCGAGTAAGCCTCCTTGAGTTTCGCGTCGCTACCGAACTGTTTCTCCAAACGAAGGAGCATTTGATGCGCGGGATTCCGCGAGTTGCCGAGCTCTACCGAATTGTCTTTGAGCGGCAGCCGAACTACGTAACGACCGGACGCAGTTCGAGAAACCGTTTCGCGAAAGTGTTGCTCACAACGCTCTTCTTCGGAAGTTAGTGCCAAAGGTTTCGACACTTCTTCCTGCTTCCAAAACTGCTGCACGAGATCGAGCAGTTCGTGATCGAGGGAGCATTGGAAGCCTTGGATTGCGCCATACGAGGAGCTTGCTGCTTCCTCTGAAACGCAGCCGGAGAGGACCCAACCGAACTGAGTTTCTTGCGCGATTGGTGTTCCTGGTGCTCCTCTTCTAACTCCTTGA is part of the Neodiprion virginianus isolate iyNeoVirg1 chromosome 5, iyNeoVirg1.1, whole genome shotgun sequence genome and encodes:
- the LOC124305577 gene encoding uncharacterized protein LOC124305577; protein product: MSIEEHIERQNDYIWRISRAVDNLRKLGEAKITYGQVKSRLNALNSSWNKFQENHEKISEIKFAAKGDQLDAIKKLSYFAKDYYGLCEEHFLSGEGVMLDLLESLKPASAATAQAAAAPQDAPAGGSSKRLPRIELPTFAGSYSEWKPFHDLFSSMVRENSQLSEVEKLHYLKTSVTDEPLQLIKNISLTAENFPRAWETLVSRYENKRLLTDSHLATLFAIPRVTKKSSSELKSLHSNTCEALGALELLDGPEKLGDHIIVHMTIRKLDPASLEEWEKSVSEKLEPPSFAELKAFLIGRIHTLEAVEQAHAHNQIATSKPHSSQGRSNLQTTRSHTAQSKEQSCACCKGNHYIAFCSTFRDKSLDQRREVVSAKKLCFNCLGPHQQKDCRSNKTCRVCNGRHHSLLHRNSSSISTAANSGTSQGQAAVAQPAVQNAPISNSASQVSNHSAQPTMIKRSPVLLATVQLIASNPETGERIIARALLDQGSESSFVTESLAQQLRLRRHQATIPIIGVGAHQSAVTRGIATLQLQSRAHTSFSCQVEALVLPRLTSYLPSFRLLVEDWPHLRGLNLADPSFAHPSQIDVILGADIYSNIIGQGVRRGAPGTPIAQETQFGWVLSGCVSEEAASSSYGAIQGFQCSLDHELLDLVQQFWKQEEVSKPLALTSEEERCEQHFRETVSRTASGRYVVRLPLKDNSVELGNSRNPAHQMLLRLEKQFGSDAKLKEAYSSFLREYRELGHMRRAINTPEDNSRVFYLPHHGVVRDSSSTTKLRVVFNGSQRTNLGLSLNDNLLVGPKVQTDLADVLLRWRQYPVAFSSDIVKMYRQILVHNDDQDFQRILWREEPELPIEEYQLTTVTYGLASAPYLAIRVLHQLVQDEGKQYPFASHVILENTYVDDILSGAEDVDQGREKINELNQLLKAGGFELRKWTSSHPETLVDISRNHQEIAMHLNLDQSPFFRALGLAWRPDIDAFAFSPQIHQTRDNFTKRKVLSQTAQLFDPLGWLSPITIRAKIFMQELWALGFDWDEPLSTSLSSRWIEFLQDLQGISAITIPRWIGSSSASLGIEIHGFADASQSALGAVIYARTYINTHEVRVSLVCAKTKVAPLKKVRIPRLELCAANLLVRLMCHVEKTLNFENIPVYLWTDSTVALAWIKSHPSRWKEFVRNRVTEIQEFARARWYHISGFENPADLASRGTSPEQLQKSELWTFGPSWLSKPSVNWPSLAPRPEENIHLEERKGLSTHTATAKPLQIWDLVDRYSKLSTLLKVTSFCKRAANRFLAKTTSNRVNTSITVGPISTLELSDAQLFWTKVTQQAYFAEEIRQIETSSSLTRSHPLSRLTPFIDSNGFLRVGGRLNHSLLSYDEKHPFILPRESSFSTLIIDHHHRLTLHGGPQLTLATIRQRYWILGGRVPIRMFIHRCVPCARHRATLSSQQMGQLPQSRVTQSRPFLHSGVDYAGPFSIRVSRGRGAKSCKGYIVIFICFTTSAVHLELVSDYTTEAFIAAYKRFTSRRGICASIASDCGTNLVGADSELRRLLAASSKEFAEIANTLASHGTQWRFNPPSAPHFGGKWEAGVKSVKFHLKRVIGEATQTFEQFATFLTQVEATLNSRPLCAISDDPRDPSALTPGHFLVGSALNTIPEPSLIEVPVQRLSHWQHSR